A stretch of the Erinaceus europaeus chromosome 1, mEriEur2.1, whole genome shotgun sequence genome encodes the following:
- the HAS2 gene encoding hyaluronan synthase 2: MHCERFLCILRIIGTTLFGVSLLLGITAAYIVGYQFIQTDNYYFSFGLYGAFLASHLIIQSLFAFLEHRKMKKSLETPIKLNKTVALCIAAYQEDPDYLRKCLQSVKRLTYPGIKVVMVIDGNSEDDLYMMDIFSEIMGRDKSATYIWKNNFHEKGPGETEESHKESSQHVTQLVLSNKSICIMQKWGGKREVMYTAFRALGRSVDYVQVCDSDTMLDPASSVEMVKVLEEDPMVGGVGGDVQILNKYDSWISFLSSVRYWMAFNIERACQSYFGCVQCISGPLGMYRNSLLHEFVEDWYNQEFMGSQCSFGDDRHLTNRVLSLGYATKYTARSKCLTETPIEYLRWLNQQTRWSKSYFREWLYNAMWFHKHHLWMTYEAVITGFFPFFLIATVIQLFYRGKIWNILLFLLTVQLVGLIKSSFASCLRGNIVMVFMSLYSVLYMSSLLPAKMFAIATINKAGWGTSGRKTIVVNFIGLIPVSVWFTILLGGVIFTIYKESKKPFSDSKQTVLIVGTLLYLCYWVMLLTLYVVLINKCGRRKKGQQYDMVLDV, from the exons ATGCATTGTGAGAGGTTTCTATGTATCCTGAGGATAATTGGAACCACACTGTTTGGAGTCTCGCTCCTCCTTGGAATCACAGCTGCTTATATTGTTGGCTACCAATTTATCCAGACAGATAATTACTATTTCTCTTTTGGACTGTATGGTGCCTTTTTAGCATCACACCTTATCATCCAAAGCCTGTTTGCCTTTTTGGAACACCGGAAAATGAAAAAATCCCTAGAGACCCCCATTAAATTGAACAAAACAGTTGCTCTTTGCATCGCTGCATATCAAGAAGACCCAGACTATTTAAGGAAATGCTTGCAATCTGTGAAAAGACTGACCTACCCTGGGATTAAAGTTGTCATGGTCATAGATGGGAACTCGGAAGATGACCTTTACATGAtggacatcttcagtgaaatcatGGGTCGTGACAAATCAGCCACTTACATCTGGAAGAACAACTTCCATGAAAAGGGTCCTGGAGAGACCGAAGAGTCACATAAAGAAAGCTCACAACATGTCACCCAGTTGGTCTTGTCCAACAAAAGTATTTGCATCATGCAAAAATGGGGTGGAAAAAGAGAAGTCATGTACACAGCCTTCAGAGCCCTGGGACGAAGTGTGGATTATGTACAG GTCTGTGATTCAGACACCATGCTAGATCCTGCGTCCTCTGTGGAGATGGTGAAAGTTTTAGAAGAAGACCCCATGGTTGGAGGTGTTGGAGGTGATGTTCAG attttaaACAAGTATGATTCCTGGATCTCTTTCCTCAGCAGTGTGAGATACTGGATGGCCTTTAACATAGAAAGGGCCTGTCAGTCTTATTTTGGCTGTGTCCAGTGTATTAGTGGACCTCTGGGAATGTACAGAAACTCCTTGCTGCATGAATTTGTGGAAGACTGGTACAATCAGGAATTTATGGGCAGCCAATGTAGTTTTGGTGATGATCGGCATCTAACAAACCGGGTGCTGAGTCTGGGCTATGCAACAAAATACACAGCTCGATCCAAGTGCCTTACTGAAACACCTATAGAGTATCTTAGATGGCTAAACCAGCAGACTCGTTGGAGCAAGAGCTACTTCCGAGAGTGGTTGTACAATGCAATGTGGTTTCACAAGCATCACTTGTGGATGACCTATGAAGCGGTTATCACTggattcttccctttctttctcattgcGACAGTCATCCAGCTCTTCTACAGGGGCAAAATTTGGaacatccttctcttcctgttaACTGTCCAGTTGGTAGGTCTCATCAAATCATCATTTGCCAGCTGCCTTCGAGGAAATATTGTCATGGTCTTCATGTCCCTCTACTCAGTGTTATATATGTCAAGTTTACTTCCTGCCAAGATGTTTGCAATTGCGACAATAAACAAGGCTGGGTGGGGCACATCTGGAAGGAAAACCATTGTTGTTAACTTCATAGGACTCATTCCAGTATCGGTTTGGTTTACAATCCTCCTGGGTGGTGTAATTTTCACCATTTATAAGGAATCTAAAAAGCCATTCTCAGACTCCAAACAGACAGTCTTAATTGTTGGAACGTTGCTCTATCTATGCTATTGGGTCATGCTTTTGACACTCTATGTGGTTCTTATCAATAAATGTGGGCGGCGGAAGAAGGGACAACAATATGACATGGTGCTTGATGTATGA